The DNA sequence TCGGTCCCGAACGGTCGCCCTCGAGCGCCCCGCGGCGGCGTTTCATCACATGGGCGGTCTGCCACGTGCGCAACACCACCTCGCCGATGCGGCCCATCGCCTGGGAGTCGCTGCCGATCATCGAGATCGCGCCGATGTCGTGGAGCAGGTCCTCGGCGGCGATCGTCGACGGCCGGATGCGGCTTTCGGCGAACGCGAGATCCTCTGGCACGCTGGGGTTGAGGTGATGGCACACCATCAGCATGTCGAGGTGTTCGTCGAGGGTGTTGACGGTGTGCGGGCGAGTCGGATTCGTCGAACTGGGCAGCACGTACGGTTCGGCGGCGACGGTGATGATGTCGGGTGCGTGTCCGCCGCCCGCACCCTCGGTGTGGTAGGCGTGGATCGAGCGCCCCTTGATGGCGCCGACGGTGTTCTCGACGAACCCGGCCTCGTTGAGGGTGTCGGAGTGCAGCGCCACCTGCACACCCGCGGCGTCGGCGACCGTCAGGCACGCGTCGATCGCGGCCGGGGTCGAACCCCAGTCCTCGTGGAGCTTGAATCCCGAAGCGCCGGCGCGCAACTGCTCCCACATCGCGTCCGCGCTGACGGTGTTGCCCTTGCCGAGCAGCGCGACGTTCATCGGCCACGAGTCGAGCGCTTCGAGCATGCGGGCCAGGTGCCAGTCACCCGGGGTGACGGTGGTCGCCTTGCTGCCCTCGGCGGGTCCGGTGCCGCCGGCGATGATCGTGGTGATGCCACCGCCGAGCGCCTCCTCCATGATCTGGGGGCAGATCAGGTGGACGTGGCAGTCGATGCCGCCCGCGGTGACGATGCGCCCGTTGCCCGCGATGATCTCGGTCGACGGCCCGACCACGAGGTCGGGGTGGACGCCGTCCATGATGTCGGGGTTGCCCGCCTTCCCGATGGCCGCGATGCGGCCGTCGCGGATCCCGATGTCGGCCTTGATGATTCCCCAGTGGTCGAGGATCACCACCCCGGTGATGACGGTGTCGGGTGCGCCGTCGGCACGGCTGGCGCGGCCCTGCCCCATGGATTCGCGCAGCACCTTGCCGCCGCCGAACACCGCTTCGTCGCCTGCGAGTCCCGGTCCGCCGCTGCGGTCCTCGGTGATCTCGACGACCAGGTCGGTGTCGGCCAGCCGGATGCGGTCACCGGTGGTGGGCCCGAACAGTGCGGCGTAGCGCTCGCGTGAGAGCCCACTCATCAGCGTGCACCGTCCAATCTGCCGGGCGGGGTCGACGAGAGTCCGTGCACCTCGCGACTGCCGCGCAGGGGCACCAGCCGGACGCGCTGTGCCACACCGGGTTCGAAGCGCACGGCGGTGCCCGCCGGGATGTCGAGCCGGTGGCCGTGGGCGGCGTCACGGTCGAAGTCCAACGCGGCGTTGGCCTGGGGCAGATGCACGTGGCTGCCGACCTGCACCGGCCGGTCACCGGTGTTGACGACTTCCATGTCGAGCCGCACTGCGCCGGCGTTGATCTCGATGTCGCCGTCGCCGAAGAGGATCTCGCCCGGCACCAGTGGTGCGTTCACGAGATCGGGTGGTGGACGGTGACGAGTTTCGTCCCGTCCGGAAAGGTGGCTTCCACCTGGACGTCGTGCAGCATTTCGGGCACTCCCTCCATGACGTCGTCGCGGCTGAGCACATCGCGTCCGCTGACCATCAACTCGGCCACCGTGCGACCGTCGCGCGCGCCTTCGAGCAGGTGGTCGGTGATCACGGCGACGGCTTCGGGGTGGTTGAGGCGCAGTCCACGGGCGCGCCGGCGTCGGGCGAGGTCGGCGGCGTAGGAGATCAGCAGGCGGTCCTGCTCATGCGGGGTCAAACGCATAGTGGGCGATCCTGCCATGGCGCGGCGCGCTCAGCAGCGCTCGCGACACTCTCGCGGGCGCGCTCAGGCGGCGGGCACGTTCTGCAGCCGCACCTGGCCGCGCGCCACCAGCTTGTCGTTCCCGTCGGTGATCGTGATCAGCCACAACTGCTGGCGCCGGCCGCGGTGGATGGGTGTGGACACCGCGGTCACGGTGCCCGACGAGATGGCCCGCAGGAAGTCGGTGTTGTTGTTGACGCCCACCACGGTGCCGCCGCCGTTGGCGCTGAGCCAGACGTGTCCGGACACACTGGCGAGGCTCTCGACGACCGCGCAGTAGACGCCACCGTGCACGATGCCCCACGGCTGCAGCAGCTTGTCGTCGATGGTGAGCTGCGCACGGCCGCCGTCCGGGGTGACCTCGAGATAGGTGAGGCCGATGTGTTTGTCGTAGCCCTCGCCGAGACTGTCGGGTACCTGAGTCGTCACAGCAGTCGTGTCTACACCGCGCGGCGCGACAGCTGCGGAACGGGTCGGCGTGAAAGGCGGACGGGCCCCGCACAACAGATGTGCGGGGCCCGCCCTTCGATGGACCGGGGGTCTCTGCAGCCCTCAGGACTCCGGCGCGGTCCGGTGGTTCTCGGTGGATCTCGTGGTGCTCGGTCGATCTGGCATCAGCATAGGCAAGGCTGCCCTAATTAAGCAAGACCTTCCCTCCGCCGCGGACCGAACCGCGCACCGGGAGGCCGAACCCGACGAGCGCGTCGAGCACGGCCTGCCCGCGGCGCATGCTCGTCCACTCGCTCGAACCGGCCAGCAGCGGCACCTGGGTGGCCGCCCCGACGACGGCGCCGCCGACCAGGTGCCACATCGCCGCCACCGACATCGCGCCGTCACTGATGACGGCCAATTTCGCGAACAGCGGCGCGAGCGCGCGGTGGCTGCGGTGCGCGACCCAGGTGGTCAGCGCGGCCTCACTCGGCAGCGCGACGATGCCCTGGGGGGTGCCCAGCGGCGGCCCGGGCCGGCTGAAGTGGGGGTCGTCCGGCAGGGCGCGCACCGTGGGGTCGACGACGCCCACCCAGTCGATGGCGCCTTCGGAGTCGACGTGCACCCAGAGGTTCTCCAGGCCGGTGTCCCAGGCGCGGCCCTCGAGGACCAGAAGCGGGATCACGCGACCGAGCACGACGTGGGCGAGCGTGGCGGCGAGCTGCTGCGCGACCGCGGCCCGGTTGTCGGTCTCGGCCGCGGCCAGATCGAACATCGCCTGCAGCCGGTCCCCGGTGAGCGCCTCGGTCAGCGGCCACCACCGCCGCCTGGACAGATCGCCCATCACGGCCACGCCGTACACCCGCGGGCACTCCGGATACAGCTCGCGCAGCCGACGGCTCGATTCGTGCAGCGGCAGGGTCTGCTTGATGGCCATGCCCGCGATCAGCGGATCTTCGATCAGTGCCGTCACTGCACCTCCCGGCGACTCGGCGTGAGTTAGGTTAGCCTTACTATAACTACGCACCATCGTAGGACCAGACGCTGTGATTGGTTTCACAACCACCCGGGGTGACCAGCGCGGGAATGCTCGCGATGAGGAAGACTGTTGCTCCTCTGCGTCGGATACGACGCGCGGTAGTACCCTGGTTCTACTGTTCAGGAGAGTGACGGAAGATGGCCAAGTTGACGCGTCTGGGTGAGCTCGAGCGTGAGGTGATGGACCACCTGTGGTCCGCCCGCGAGCCCCAGACTGTGCGCCAGGTCCACGAGGCGCTCGCCGCTCGCCGCGACCTGGCCTACACCACGATCATGACCGTGCTGCAGCGATTGGCGAAGAAGAACCTGGTCGTGCAGCACCGGGACGACCGCGCCCACCGCTACGCGCCCACCCACGGCCGCGACGAACTCGTCGCCGGACTGATGGTGGACGCCCTCGATCAGGCCGCGGACTCCGGCAGCCGGGAGGCCGCGCTGGTGCACTTCGTCGAACGCGTCGGCGCCGATGAGGCCGCCGCGCTGCGCCGTGCCCTTGCCGAATTGGAGGGCAAGCATCGTCTGACCCCGCCCGCTGGCGATCCGGGTACCGCCTGAGCGACAATTGAGGAGTGTCCGCGCTGGCCTTCACCGTTGTCGCGCTGCTCCTCGTGGGGCCGGTGCCGGCGTTGTTGGCTCGCGCATCCTGGCCGATGCGCGCTCCGCGGGCCTCGATAGTCCTGTGGCAGTCCATCGCGCTGGCCGGTGTGCTCTCGGCGTTCTCCGCCGGCATCGCGATCGCCAGCCGGTTGTTCGTCCCCGGCCCCGACGGCAGGCCGACCGCCACCATCACCAGTGAGATCGACGCGCTCGGCTGGCCGCTGTGGCTGCTCTACGTCGTGGCGTTCGCGCTCACCCTGGTCATCGGCGCCCGCCTGATCGTCTCGGTGCTGCAGGTGGCCGTCGCCACGCGGCGCCGGCGTGCGCATCACCGCATGATGGTCGACCTGCTCGGAGTCTGCCGGGACGCCGTGCCGACCGACGTGCGCAAACAAGCCAGCGGCCTGCGCGTGCTCGAAGTCAAGCAACCGCTCGCCTACTGCCTGCCCGGGGTGCGCAGCCGCGTCGTCCTCAGCGAAGGTGCACTCAACACCCTGGCGCACGACGAGCTCGCCGCGATCCTCACCCATGAACGGGCCCACCTGCGGGCACGCCACGACCTGGTGCTCGAGATGTTCACCGCGGTACACGCGGCCTTCCCCCGCGTCGTCCGTAGCGCCAGCGCCCTCGACGCGGTGCGCCTGCTGGTCGAGCTGCTCGCCGACGACGCCGCCGTGCGCACCGCCGGACCCCGGCCGCTCGCCCGCGCGCTCGTCGCCTGTGCCGCAGGCCGCGCCCCGTCCGGTGCGCTCGCCGCGGGCGGGCCGACCACCGTGATCCGCGTACGCCGCCTCGGCGGCCGGCCCAACAGCCTGGCCCTGGCCGTCACCGCCTATCTCGCGGCGGCGGCAGTCCTCGTCGTCCCCACGGTGGCGGTGGCGGTGCCGTGGCTGACCGAACTGCACCGACTGTTCGTCCGTTAGGCCTGCTGGTCTCTTCCCGTCGCGACACCACAACAGAAAACGAAAGGCTGCGCCCATGAGCTCGTCCGAGAAGTCCACCACCGGCACCGCGCAGATCGGCGTCACCGGCCTGGCCGTGATGGGCTCGAACATCGCCCGCAACTTCGCGCACCACGGGTACACCGTCGCACTGCACAACCGCACCGTGGCCAAGACCGACGCGCTGCTGGCGGAGCACGGATCGGAGGGCAAGTTCGTCCGCAGCGAGACCATCGCCGAGTTCCTCGACGCGCTGGAGAAGCCCCGTCGGGTGCTGATCATGGTGAAGGCGGGCGACGCCACCGACGCGGTGATCAACGAGCTCGCCGACGCGATGGAAGAGGGCGACATCATCATCGACGGCGGAAACGCCCTCTACACCGACACGATCCGCCGCGAGAAGGCGATGCGCGAGCGCGGTCTGCACTTCGTCGGCGCCGGTATCTCCGGCGGTGAAGAGGGCGCCCTGAACGGACCGTCGATCATGCCGGGCGGCCCGAAGGAGTCCTATGAGAGCCTCGGCCCGCTGCTGGAGGAGATCTCCGCGCACGTCGACGGCGTCCCGTGCTGCACCCACATCGGTCCCGACGGCGCCGGCCACTTCGTGAAGATGGTGCACAACGGCATCGAGTACTCCGACATGCAGCTCATCGGGGAGGCCTATCAGCTGCTGCGCGACGGGCTGGGCAAGTCGGCCGGCGAGATCGCCGACGTCTTCGACGAGTGGAACTCCGGGGACCTGGACAGCTTCCTGGTCGAGATCACCGCCCAGGTGCTGCGCCAGACCGACGCCAAGACCGGCAAACCGCTCGTCGACCTCATCCTCGACGAGGCCGAACAGAAGGGCACCGGCCGCTGGACCGTGAAGTCGGCGCTCGACCTGGGCGTGCCCGTCACCGGTATCGCCGAGGCGGTGTTCGCCAGGGCGCTGTCGGGTTCGGTCGCCCAGCGTCAGGCCACCACCGGCCTGGCCTCCGGTCAGCTCGGCGAAAAGCCCGCCGACGCAGCGCAATTCATCGAGG is a window from the Mycolicibacterium litorale genome containing:
- a CDS encoding urease subunit beta encodes the protein MVPGEILFGDGDIEINAGAVRLDMEVVNTGDRPVQVGSHVHLPQANAALDFDRDAAHGHRLDIPAGTAVRFEPGVAQRVRLVPLRGSREVHGLSSTPPGRLDGAR
- a CDS encoding urease subunit gamma, with the translated sequence MRLTPHEQDRLLISYAADLARRRRARGLRLNHPEAVAVITDHLLEGARDGRTVAELMVSGRDVLSRDDVMEGVPEMLHDVQVEATFPDGTKLVTVHHPIS
- the gndA gene encoding NADP-dependent phosphogluconate dehydrogenase, whose product is MSSSEKSTTGTAQIGVTGLAVMGSNIARNFAHHGYTVALHNRTVAKTDALLAEHGSEGKFVRSETIAEFLDALEKPRRVLIMVKAGDATDAVINELADAMEEGDIIIDGGNALYTDTIRREKAMRERGLHFVGAGISGGEEGALNGPSIMPGGPKESYESLGPLLEEISAHVDGVPCCTHIGPDGAGHFVKMVHNGIEYSDMQLIGEAYQLLRDGLGKSAGEIADVFDEWNSGDLDSFLVEITAQVLRQTDAKTGKPLVDLILDEAEQKGTGRWTVKSALDLGVPVTGIAEAVFARALSGSVAQRQATTGLASGQLGEKPADAAQFIEDVRQALYASKIIAYAQGFNQIQAGSAEYNWGITPGDLATIWRGGCIIRAKFLNRIKEAFDDEPDLATLIAAPYFRDAVESAIDSWRRVVVTATQLGIPIPGFASALSYYDALRTERLPAALTQGLRDFFGAHTYGRIDADRGTKFHTLWSGDRSEVEAS
- a CDS encoding PaaI family thioesterase, producing the protein MTTQVPDSLGEGYDKHIGLTYLEVTPDGGRAQLTIDDKLLQPWGIVHGGVYCAVVESLASVSGHVWLSANGGGTVVGVNNNTDFLRAISSGTVTAVSTPIHRGRRQQLWLITITDGNDKLVARGQVRLQNVPAA
- a CDS encoding M56 family metallopeptidase, with amino-acid sequence MSALAFTVVALLLVGPVPALLARASWPMRAPRASIVLWQSIALAGVLSAFSAGIAIASRLFVPGPDGRPTATITSEIDALGWPLWLLYVVAFALTLVIGARLIVSVLQVAVATRRRRAHHRMMVDLLGVCRDAVPTDVRKQASGLRVLEVKQPLAYCLPGVRSRVVLSEGALNTLAHDELAAILTHERAHLRARHDLVLEMFTAVHAAFPRVVRSASALDAVRLLVELLADDAAVRTAGPRPLARALVACAAGRAPSGALAAGGPTTVIRVRRLGGRPNSLALAVTAYLAAAAVLVVPTVAVAVPWLTELHRLFVR
- a CDS encoding urease subunit alpha, whose product is MSGLSRERYAALFGPTTGDRIRLADTDLVVEITEDRSGGPGLAGDEAVFGGGKVLRESMGQGRASRADGAPDTVITGVVILDHWGIIKADIGIRDGRIAAIGKAGNPDIMDGVHPDLVVGPSTEIIAGNGRIVTAGGIDCHVHLICPQIMEEALGGGITTIIAGGTGPAEGSKATTVTPGDWHLARMLEALDSWPMNVALLGKGNTVSADAMWEQLRAGASGFKLHEDWGSTPAAIDACLTVADAAGVQVALHSDTLNEAGFVENTVGAIKGRSIHAYHTEGAGGGHAPDIITVAAEPYVLPSSTNPTRPHTVNTLDEHLDMLMVCHHLNPSVPEDLAFAESRIRPSTIAAEDLLHDIGAISMIGSDSQAMGRIGEVVLRTWQTAHVMKRRRGALEGDRSGPKGADNMRARRYVAKYTICPAIAHGLDHEIGSVEVGKLADLVLWEPAFFGVRPHAVLKGGMIAWAAMGDANASIPTPQPVLPRPMFGAAPAAAAATSVHFVSPQAVEDGLADRIDVRRRLVAVKDVRRVGKAHMPLNDALPRIEVDPDTFTVRVDGDVWQEQPAAELPMAQRYFLF
- a CDS encoding BlaI/MecI/CopY family transcriptional regulator, with the translated sequence MAKLTRLGELEREVMDHLWSAREPQTVRQVHEALAARRDLAYTTIMTVLQRLAKKNLVVQHRDDRAHRYAPTHGRDELVAGLMVDALDQAADSGSREAALVHFVERVGADEAAALRRALAELEGKHRLTPPAGDPGTA
- a CDS encoding iron reductase, producing MTALIEDPLIAGMAIKQTLPLHESSRRLRELYPECPRVYGVAVMGDLSRRRWWPLTEALTGDRLQAMFDLAAAETDNRAAVAQQLAATLAHVVLGRVIPLLVLEGRAWDTGLENLWVHVDSEGAIDWVGVVDPTVRALPDDPHFSRPGPPLGTPQGIVALPSEAALTTWVAHRSHRALAPLFAKLAVISDGAMSVAAMWHLVGGAVVGAATQVPLLAGSSEWTSMRRGQAVLDALVGFGLPVRGSVRGGGKVLLN